The DNA segment GGTGTCAATGGAGATGTTAGTGGAGGAGATGGAGGTGGTGGAAGTGGGAGGGGTCTAGTAGTCGAGAAAGTGCTTAGGATGTGGGGATTAGTGCTCATTGTTCTCGTTCTCGGGATTGTCGTTAGTATCGACTTTGAAGCAATAGTGACATGGGCATTGGAGAATAAGTTTGGGTTGTTGATGAAACAAGATTGAGGAGGAGTTGGCTGTTGAGGAGATGACGATTGACAGTGCCATTAGTAGAAAGCAAATTTTTTAACCACTGATTCAcataattatttgattaaatttttaaaaaaattaaattgataaaaataagaCACACTCTATTTTAGATTATATATGGGCATAGTTTACCCAAGAATAAATCATTTATGAACATTGAATCATAGGATGGCAAGCCTATTGGTCAATTTATTCCTTCCTTGGGCCATTTAAAAAGACTCCAAATTCTTGAACCTTCCCTTGTCTTCCCCGTCACCTTTGGATCACGTAACCACTACTTAAACACCCATTATCCAAACACAAACAGTTCCATTATTGTCGAATGTCATCACCCAACATCTACCTGCGAAACCTTCCAAAAAAATATGTGCGGTTCCAACAAGCAGGCATCCGAACACATCAAACGACAGCACACCATTCCATACTACGCGAAACGGGTTCGTGATAGATGCACAACTAGGGTGACCAAAATACTATGTGCCATATTTTTATGTCTTATTTTAGTTGTTGGtgttattttcttcattttatggctcagtttacGCCCTCATCGTCCAAGGTTTTATATTATAGACTTTAGTATTCCTGGTTTGAATCAACACTCAGAGTTTGAGAATGCTCAAATAACATTGAATGTCACAGCCAGGAACCCCCACCAGCACATTGGAATCTATTACATGTCCATGGTGGGTTCAATTTTTTACGAAGATCAAAACATGGGGTCATCTCCATTGATGGACCCGTTTTACCAGGAACCAAAGACAACTACAATCGTGTACCATACATTCAATGTGGCCACATTGACGGTAAACAGCCGACGGTGGAAGGAGTTTATGGATAACAGGCAACAAGGGACGGTGGTTTTTCGTATAGATATAATGGCAGTGATCCGATTTAAGGTTTCTACATGGGGTAGTAAACACCATAAGATGCATGCCAATTGTGATGTTGCAGTTGGTCAAGATGGATCGATCTTGCCAGCTTGGAAGAACAAAAAATGTCCAGTTTATTTCACTTGATTCTTgcacacatacatatatttatgtctttcttgttttcttaatttttattttgatttattgaaAGGGAAAGTGTAGTTCCATTGTTGTATAATCATATTcttatttg comes from the Gossypium hirsutum isolate 1008001.06 chromosome A06, Gossypium_hirsutum_v2.1, whole genome shotgun sequence genome and includes:
- the LOC107963103 gene encoding NDR1/HIN1-like protein 26, with protein sequence MCGSNKQASEHIKRQHTIPYYAKRVRDRCTTRVTKILCAIFLCLILVVGVIFFILWLSLRPHRPRFYIIDFSIPGLNQHSEFENAQITLNVTARNPHQHIGIYYMSMVGSIFYEDQNMGSSPLMDPFYQEPKTTTIVYHTFNVATLTVNSRRWKEFMDNRQQGTVVFRIDIMAVIRFKVSTWGSKHHKMHANCDVAVGQDGSILPAWKNKKCPVYFT